The Plasmodium knowlesi strain H genome assembly, chromosome: 4 genome window below encodes:
- a CDS encoding merozoite surface protein 4, putative yields MKVAYFLSALDLLIILNLYLGGTCSDFRSIVGRIRHGRILEDAGDKGSGANDTNNGDTRDNSRPPAENNHSEGGDSTTPPNDSQKEGAQNILPGNAGEAGNHNVEEPNEDYDAHDDEYYNNVEDDESYDLKDHNENLCSENNGGCGNDKICENIGDGIVKCLCKPGYKLVGTECVEASKSSSLNSVFCWFLLLIIVLASIN; encoded by the exons ATGAAGGTTGCCTACTTTTTGTCCGCTCTGGACTTGCTCATTATTCTGAACCTGTACTTGGGTGGAACGTGTAGCGACTTCAGGAGCATTGTTGGGCGTATAAGACATGGTCGCATTTTAGAGGACGCGGGGGATAAGGGCAGTGGTGCGAATGATACCAACAATGGTGATACAAGAGACAATTCCAGGCCCCCCGCGGAGAACAACCATAGTGAGGGAGGCGACTCAACGACTCCTCCCAACGATTCGCAAAAGGAGGGTGCGCAAAATATCCTTCCAG GTAACGCAGGCGAAGCGGGTAACCACAATGTAGAGGAACCAAATGAAGATTACGATGCGCATGACGATGAATATTACAACAATGTAGAGGATGATGAATCCTACGATTTAAAGGACCATAATGAAAATTTATGTTCGGAAAATAATGGTGGGTgtggaaatgataaaatatgTGAAAATATAGGAGACGGAATAGTGAAATGTTTGTGTAAACCGGGGTATAAGTTGGTTGGCACTGAGTGTGTGGAGGCATCAAAATCGTCTTCCTTGAATTCTGTTTTCTGTTGGTTCTTGCTTCTGATTATTGTTTTGGCTTCTATAAATTAG
- a CDS encoding merozoite surface protein 5 encodes MAMARVALAIHLFFLCSYQSGHPLKFSFWREEKIHLQIYTNRLLREEGKNDNVEQMESPSISGTEGKKEIQMISHLQLQSGKHDQVSFLSANDSNLKGANEEASAESGENGKKSDEENVKKSDEENAKKSDEENKDANSNTKDAESAEGEENPVSQENQMKTLNNEEDKTNDGKKNGDEEDKKGEKGKDDGKGEEGSEEKMEESAKKEEENTEANKNLESKHAEAEVSEHKQDVTTPEGGKDSPEGENQKENTPNNTNQENQENADNDENKLHLDKLDDDVPHYSALRNNRVDKGITDSMMLKNIIEDNTKSCSVNNGGCADDQICIRINNMGIKCICKEGHLFGGKCILSRSSAINTFFSVGLSVLLAFLWMC; translated from the exons ATGGCCATGGCACGCGTCGCGTTAGCTATCcacctcttcttcctctgcaGTTACCAGTCGGGACATCCTCTAAAATTCTCCTTctggagagaagaaaagattcACCTGCAGATATACACCAACAGGTTGTTGAGGGAAGAAGGCAAGAACGACAATGTAGAGCAGATGGAATCACCTTCCATCTCCGgaacggaaggaaaaaaggaaattcaaaTGATCAGCCATTTGCAACTGCAAAGTGGGAAGCATGACCAGGTTTCCTTCCTATCCGCAAATGACTCTAATTTGAAAGGGGCAAACGAAGAAGCTTCTGCAGAGAgtggagaaaatggaaaaaaaagtgatgaagaaaatgtaaaaaaaagtgatgaagaaaatgcaaaaaaaagtgatgaagaaaataaagatgCCAATTCTAACACGAAGGATGCAGAGTCAGCTGAAGGCGAAGAAAACCCAGTGTCTCAGGAAAATCAAATGAAAACGCTAAACAATGAAGAAGACAAAACGAATGATggtaagaaaaatggagatgaagaagataaaaagggagagaagggaaaggacgATGGAAAAGGTGAAGAGGGTTCGGAAGAAAAGATGGAGGAAAGcgcgaaaaaagaagaagaaaacaccGAGGCAAACAAAAATTTGGAAAGCAAACATGCAGAGGCGGAAGTGTCGGAACACAAACAAGACGTCACCACTCCTGAGGGAGGCAAGGATTCGCCAGAAGGGGAAaaccaaaaggaaaatacccCTAATAACACAAACCAGGAGAATCAAGAAAATGCCGACAATGACGAGAACAAACTTCACTTAG ACAAACTGGACGATGATGTCCCCCACTACAGTGCCCTGAGGAACAACCGAGTAGATAAAGGAATAACAGACAGCATGatgctaaaaaatataatagaGGATAACACAAAATCCTGTTCCGTGAACAATGGGGGATGCGCAGACGACCAAATATGCATACGGATCAATAACATGGGGATTAAGTGCATCTGTAAGGAGGGGCATTTATTTGGAGGGAAGTGCATTTTGAGCAGGTCTTCTGCCATTAatacttttttctctgtCGGTCTGTCCGTCCTATTGGCTTTTCTCTGGATGTGTTAA
- a CDS encoding adenylosuccinate lyase, with the protein MEHLKNISPIDGRYKKACSELSDFFSEYALIKHRIIVEVRWLLFLNEKELFFEKVSDQSVEELKQIASNITDSDIARVKAIEEETNHDVKSVEYFVKEKLSKSGREDLIKIKEYVHYLCTSEDINNVAYAMCLKICLQDILIPCVENVMLKLKDLAVQYSNVPLLSRTHGQPASSTTFGKEMANFYSRIHHHVQVIRRVKICAKFNGAVGNFNAHKVVSKDIDWIGTIKVFLEKYFGVTYGLYCTQIQDHDYICELCDGLARINSTLIDLCVDIWLYISNNLLKLKLKENEVGSSTMPHKVNPIDFENAEGNLHVANAFFKMFSSKLPTSRLQRDLSDSTVLRNIGSSLAYCLIAYKSVLRGLNKIDIDRRNLDEELDKNWSTLAEPIQIVMKRFNYVDAYEELKQFTRGKNINKQIMQEFIKTKCDFLPQDVVDQLLELTPATYTGYAEYLAQNVERLSGELD; encoded by the coding sequence ATGGAGCACCTGAAGAACATCTCGCCCATCGACGGGCGGTACAAAAAGGCATGCAGCGAACTGTCGGATTTCTTCTCCGAGTACGCCTTGATAAAGCATCGGATTATCGTAGAGGTGCGGTGGTTGCTATTCCTCAACGAGAAGGAGCTCTTCTTTGAGAAGGTGAGTGACCAGTCGGTGGAGGAGCTGAAGCAGATCGCCTCAAACATAACGGACAGCGACATAGCACGAGTGAAAGCGATAGAAGAGGAAACCAATCATGATGTAAAGTCAGTAGAATATTtcgtaaaagaaaaattgagTAAGTCGGGGAGGGAAGACCTGATAAAGATAAAAGAATATGTACACTACCTGTGTACCAGTGAGGACATCAACAATGTAGCCTATGCGATGTGTCTGAAGATATGCCTACAGGATATACTAATCCCATGTGTGGAGAACGTAATGCTCAAGTTAAAGGACCTAGCTGTGCAGTACTCCAATGTGCCATTGCTTTCCAGGACACATGGTCAACCTGCATCTTCCACCACTTTCGGAAAGGAAATGGCAAATTTCTACTCAAGGATACACCACCACGTACAGGTGATTAGGAGAGTAAAGATCTGTGCGAAGTTTAATGGAGCTGTGGGTAACTTTAATGCACACAAAGTGGTTAGCAAAGATATCGACTGGATAGGTACCATTAAGGTGTTtctggaaaaatatttcggTGTAACATACGGTTTGTATTGTACACAGATACAGGACCACGATTATATATGTGAGCTGTGTGATGGTTTGGCTCGCATAAACAGTACACTCATCGACCTCTGTGTAGATATCTGGTTATATATTTCTAATAATTTGCTAAAGCTAAAATTGAAAGAGAATGAAGTTGGGAGCAGTACGATGCCACATAAGGTTAACCCAATTGACTTTGAAAATGCAGAAGGGAACCTACATGTGGCCAatgcatttttcaaaatgttcaGTTCGAAGTTACCAACGAGCAGATTACAGAGGGATCTCTCTGACTCCACTGTGTTGCGGAACATTGGAAGCTCCCTTGCGTATTGCCTCATTGCATACAAATCTGTCTTAAGGGGACTAAACAAAATAGACATTGACAGGAGAAACCTAGACGAGGAACTTGATAAAAACTGGTCCACTCTTGCAGAACCAATTCAGATTGTGATGAAACGGTTCAACTATGTAGATGCCTATGAGGAACTCAAACAATTCacaagagggaaaaatatcaaTAAACAAATTATGCAAGAATTTATCAAAACTAAATGTGATTTCCTCCCTCAGGATGTCGTCGACCAGTTGTTAGAGTTAACTCCTGCTACATATACTGGCTATGCAGAATATTTGGCCCAAAATGTGGAGCGGCTATCGGGGGAGCTCGACTAG
- a CDS encoding DNA-directed RNA polymerase III subunit RPC10, putative, whose translation MAFFCPNCHNIVLVNIENGVYFYCKTCNFKYKIKNKIFNKFDCRDLNKTIPLDAVDMNNKNMSKTQAVCPKCTHDEAYFYSMQIRSADEPSTLFYICIKCNHHWKE comes from the exons ATGGCTTTCTTCTGTCCGAACTGTCACAACATCGTCCTCGTAAACATCGAAAATGGCGTTTACTTCTACTGCAAAACATGTAACTTCAAgtacaaaataaagaataaaatttttaacaagtTTGATTGTAGGGACCTTAACAAAACCATCCCCCTGGATGCCGTTGACatgaacaacaaaaatatgtcCAAGACGCAGG CCGTCTGCCCCAAGTGCACGCATGACGAGGCATACTTCTACAGCATGCAAATCCGGTCTGCGGACGAGCCCAGCACGCTCTTCTACATCTGCATTAAGTGCAATCATCACTGGAAGGAGTGA
- a CDS encoding pentafunctional AROM polypeptide, putative, with protein sequence MSLLCDPNSFHLFVEDDLGSFLSSLEKERQSTSHIVILTDQATFLNKRPALLATLKFLLRHPAEDPKGNLSPQGGLYTIEGNLQNCQNIDNPPISVEETKSRNRFVLPRSDDENHLGEKLTHSSREESDNQDGKKNSEEARQEMRIDNQIYCKSAHQMVRCEANKGTTHILGVNESIQQIFEKYEQSLVEKTKRTPHVFAHQVKNVLMIISKTKKWDDKVEVAHQLIDLFDRNVTLEESQIICFASEHILECFYLMCRVLHKELKVHLFPMSGRALVEMVGDAAGSSVGWHRAEETCDAVKGDRCDGGVHTNHQKVIPTYDDNAICADSVTHVRRELITSLKEEDCKGILTQALKLAILNDRKLFSNIKNTDMNQFKKRIKYFLRRLLMNSCKISRNGRRDILKFGSTIGNAIKNATGNPLNGIFTKDEIFFCYGIFYELKMMYEIGAVDLIFLMEVEEIMMKHKMKYKLSNNYLNYYTHDIIQYLTKEHPSGMDKILLVHVTGIGEVHPDVMISVPLCVVCKVLYPMVSFHPTNMHLSLQENERINTLEPFVHIRHVGNKSEAIRVIYVSCMSRENICIRNVSACLDVVVFVKILKELKFEIRLARQGKTTTSYPDDSSAKEYILHIKGNIQRSVFLFKRFIYERGITLNVYNCGTVCRFILPLLCIYICKQNLKAKKRKKKVLKWILLKGNKQMETTRIIGPLVQVLRQAFNCLNIEYTKKENYLPICISVKEGANVEGGIFSTEYLRIDNYHSSQFVSSMLLLSTFSETDTCIGLTFKRIDDEGRGEILSQSKCGKINGHISQHDGREENPTHNTAQRSISPRQNRIVSCIPDNTSYRPLHHRALSALSIRRNGTTAHNIQGRYHTIEDGQNNSTSYATSKGATTTTQQFSTTSKSFIDLTIRVMKLWGVQVGMKNFCYVLKKSGRYPSYGRGRRELALRKFLVSRIKRFICVVTGVRRWCFSPTGLTKQSLSKHGLTKHGLIKQNFTKQSLTKCEGEDGKSDNTPVRLPVDVKGEEVVLNISLSSSTPIYTAKCAPSYRVQNDLGLLIYFIIGCLIRGKNCAIDVGLRLDGIDLYADEGAVVRREMNGPSEHISHGFYFSDDAHDMSFPQLRRIKAIRFQANISNYALLNVFLLLGVDIYVKEGGNRRKSKKLYLLTSKRMNIRQEWIRGLLLQGEATSRGGKDPLEGKVKQAKWEVFQNIYLKMKLLSNKMHLKVVVDVENFSDDFFSLSVLFCYYLLLHPTEYIFFKIKNVRNQNIKESVRVYNSVIILKLFFQNVLCIFCDRNSVYISRMGHPIQNCLFYRMCKERHLPPGEAISESASPTSAQLENNSKYVTNDKGEVYLYVDTRRDHRIIFMVSILSLLGGNILIDNTGEVEKSFPHFFDCAHRYLGLNVDYTTCGNLNFYNFTKLCKYRLVSGGTYPPSAEPRPEEGPPSEASLMWSDSSARSDIHDGSTEMENFPRGSQVKCIQNYQKRGEKNMAIKMGEAEKEKNFHVDMEMWPNIKEGTRREGTKFTDVQTENPPSGGDGSTNSSLHLEARYLHEEANCVDSPTREIISAEMNTVQGESGSISTQNKSKFCGTPKREKNMLSPSGEKQPLKDTCREKFDKIVANRRGILPRDPNYWREYQYETLLHGNDADILHLINQVNNLNISIICGIRNVGKSYLSKRIKTRGLVIDLDEFILDGPIRFDQLTIDDFRYYEYITFVSMLYLVYLIFSGEKVHYHRGGKPLQSKENVLEGEQPSLREIPPYPMGRSGEEAQGMFRANPFLTLREDMVLFYNKKVNRLYHKMKEKHFLNKDEVGVESVTIVLGGGIVEFEKSRQLMDKVKNLLLIKRPPEEIYHMCMNDKVKPPLSGNLEEIIKRRTVLFENLNAFHFAIPSEEDIKRCLKNAPKSRNELIVSSFLNFFNYQFFVKPTIKHTYVKMATTGKTILSLRLTEFYSFDYTTLDGTYEVVELVMDLWPNGNIYNEEKERKTDLLQLAIFIIRSYTDKPICVKFPKWILDPTFSEPLNEASSERKKKTSYRYTLNNLYKYRINIFDVDVNFFKKVNNFMPRKRENIFLILSNYRENIHKKQITTDLYKLDKSEADLVRLTFGRATQSDRETLHLEIIRHYERKLGNPLISHVRGIREAPWYKVPPDQVSHQERYEISAYTSEVNDSLVFLHNDVSHVGCPQWGLAVEEKKGQIPHHKTYMHSFYQQGVKTIISCIPL encoded by the exons ATGAGTCTGTTGTGCGACCCCAACTCGTTTCACCTCTTTGTAGAGGATGATCTGGGATCTTTCTTGAGCAGTTTGGAGAAG GAGCGCCAATCCACCAGCCACATTGTCATACTAACGGATCAAGCAACGTTTCTAAATAAACGACCGGCTCTCTTGGCTACCTTGAAATTCTTGCTACGTCATCCTGCGGAGGATCCAAAAGGAAATTTGTCCCCCCAAGGGGGCCTCTATACTATAGAgggaaatttacaaaattgccAAAATATAGACAATCCTCCTATCAGTGTAGAGGAGACGAAATCCAGGAATCGGTTTGTCTTACCTCGTAGCGACGATGAGAACCACCTCGGTGAGAAACTTACCCATTCTTCCAGGGAAGAGAGTGATAATCaagatgggaagaaaaattctgAAGAAGCCAGGCAGGAAATGAGAATTGATAACCAAATTTATTGTAAATCCGCACATCAGATGGTTCGTTGTGAAGCGAACAAAGGGACGACGCACATCCTTGGAGTCAATGAGTCGATACaacaaatttttgaaaaatatgaacagtcCCTCGTGGAAAAAACTAAACGAACCCCACACGTCTTTGCACACCAAGTTAAAAATGTCCTAATGATAATTTCGAAGACAAAAAAGTGGGATGATAAGGTGGAGGTTGCTCACCAGTTAATTGATCTGTTTGATAGAAATGTTACTCTGGAGGAATCACAGATTATCTGTTTTGCCAGTGAACATATTCTAGAATGTTTTTATCTCATGTGCCGGGTCTTACATAAAG AGCTCAAGGTTCACCTCTTTCCTATGAGCGGGCGTGCCCTTGTTGAAATGGTGGGAGACGCCGCGGGATCCTCCGTTGGTTGGCATAGAGCAGAAGAAACGTGCGATGCGGTTAAAGGTGATCGTTGTGATGGGGGAGTTCACACAAACCATCAGAAGGTCATCCCCACCTATGACGACAATGCAATTTGCGCTGATAGCGTAACGCATGTGAGAAGGGAACTGATAACATCGTTGAAAGAGGAAGACTGCAAAGGAATCCTTACCCAGGCATTAAAACTAGCCATCTTGAATGACCGCAAGTTATTCTCCAACATAAAGAACACCGACATGAACCAGTTTAAGAagagaataaaatattttcttcgaaGATTGTTGATGAATAGTTGCAAAATAAgtagaaatggaagaagggACATTTTAAAGTTTGGAAGTACTATTGgaaatgcaataaaaaatgcCACAGGAAATCCCCTAAACGGTATCTTCACAAAggatgaaatatttttctgttatgGTATTTTCTACGAACTGAAGATGATGTATGAAATAGGTGCAGTGGACCTTATCTTCCTCATGGAAGTAGAAGAAATTATGATGAAgcacaaaatgaaatataaGTTAAGCAATAATTATTTGAACTACTACACCCATGATATTATTCAGTACCTTACCAAGGAACATCCATCTGGAAtggataaaattttattagtTCATGTCACTGGAATAGGAGAGGTGCACCCCGACGTGATGATTAGCGTGCCTTTATGCGTCGTTTGTAAGGTTCTCTATCCCATGGTATCTTTTCACCCCACAAATATGCACTTATCGCTGCAGGAGAATGAACGTATCAACACGTTGGAACCATTTGTCCATATAAGACATGTGGGAAATAAATCCGAAGCCATTCGAGTGATTTATGTTTCTTGCATGAGCAGAGAGAATATCTGCATCAGGAATGTAAGTGCATGTCTCGATGTTGTAGTTTTCGTCAAAATATTaaaggaattaaaatttGAGATTAGGTTGGCCAGACAAGGAAAGACCACTACCTCATATCCAGATGATTCTTCAGCGAAAGAATATATCCTACATATAAAAGGAAACATACAAAGgagtgtttttttatttaaacgGTTTATTTACGAAAGGGGAATCACCCTCAATGTGTACAACTGTGGGACGGTGTGCCGCTTCATTTTGCCCCTTCTTTGCATCTACATCTGCAAACAAAATTTAAAggcgaaaaagagaaaaaaaaaggttctaAAATGGATTCTGTTGAAAggaaacaaacaaatggagACGACTCGAATTATCGGACCCCTTGTGCAAGTCTTACGACAAGCCTTTAATTGTCTAAATATTGAGTAcacgaagaaggaaaattatttgcCTATATGTATTAGTGTGAAGGAAGGAGCCAACGTTGAAGGGGGAATCTTCTCCACGGAATACCTTCGAATTGATAATTACCATTCCAGCCAGTTTGTCTCGTCGATGCTCCTACTGTCAACATTCTCAGAGACGGACACATGCATCGGGTTGACTTTTAAGAGGATTGACGATGAAGGGAGGGGAGAAATCTTGAGTCAGAgcaaatgtggaaaaataaatggacaCATTAGTCAACATGATGGAAGAGAGGAAAACCCTACTCATAATACAGCGCAGCGCAGTATTTCTCCCCGTCAAAATCGGATCGTATCCTGCATCCCAGATAATACATCGTATAGACCTCTTCACCACAGAGCGCTTTCCGCCCTTTCGATAAGGCGCAACGGAACGACTGCACATAATATCCAAGGAAGGTATCACACCATCGAAGACGGCCAGAATAATTCTACAAGTTATGCAACATCCAAAGGAGCAACCACCACCACGCAACAGTTCAGTACTACGTCAAAATCGTTTATCGATCTGACCATCCGGGTGATGAAATTATGGGGGGTTCAGGTCGGTATGAAAAACTTCTGTTATGTTCTCAAAAAGTCAGGTAGGTACCCCTCCTATGGCAGAGGACGAAGGGAATTGGCTCTCCGCAAATTTCTTGTTAGCCGGATTAAGCGGTTCATTTGTGTAGTGACGGGTGTGAGGCGCTGGTGCTTTTCCCCCACGGGCCTCACCAAACAGAGTCTCTCCAAACATGGTCTCACCAAACATGGTCTCATCAAACAGAATTTCACCAAACAGAGTCTCACCAAATGCGAGGGGGAAGACGGGAAATCTGATAACACCCCAGTGAGGCTACCCGTAGATGTAAAAGGAGAGGAAGTGGTTTTGAATATCTCTCTGTCAAGTAGTACCCCCATATACACTGCTAAATGTGCGCCTTCCTATAGAGTGCAAAACGATTTGGGACTGCTCATTTACTTCATCATTGGCTGTCTCATCAGGGGGAAAAACTGCGCCATCGATGTGGGGCTCCGTCTAGATGGGATCGACCTATACGCCGATGAAGGCGCTGTGGTGAGGAGAGAAATGAACGGACCAAGTGAACATATATCGCATGGATTTTATTTCTCGGATGATGCTCATGATATGTCTTTCCCCCAATTACGTAGAATCAAGGCGATAAGGTTCCAGGCGAACATATCCAACTATGCCCTCCTGAATGTGTTTCTCCTCCTTGGAGTGGATATATACGTCAAAGAGGGAGGAAATCGTAGAAAGAGCAAAAAACTGTATCTTCTCACCTCGAAAAGGATGAACATTAGACAAGAGTGGATAAGGGGTCTTCTTCTCCAGGGAGAGGCAACTTCCAGAGGGGGGAAGGACCCTTTGGAGGGTAAAGTCAAGCAAGCCAAGTGGGAGGTCTTCCAGAATATATACTTGAAAATGAAACTCCTTTCGAATAAGATGCACTTGAAAGTGGTAGTAgatgttgaaaatttttctgaTGATTTCTTTTCCCTGAGTGTCCTCTTTTGTTACTACCTCCTATTGCACCCAAcagaatacattttttttaagataaaAAACGTGCGAAATCAGAACATCAAAGAATCTGTCCGTGTGTACAACTCGGTTATCATACTGAAGTTATTCTTTCAAAACGTGCTCTGTATTTTCTGTGATAGGAATAGTGTGTACATCAGTCGCATGGGGCATCCTATACAGAACTGCCTGTTCTATAGAATGTGCAAAGAGAGGCATCTCCCCCCAGGGGAGGCTATTTCTGAATCAGCTTCACCAACAAGTGCCCAACTTGAAAACAACTCTAAGTATGTAACGAACGACAAAGGGGAGGTATACCTATATGTAGACACCCGAAGGGATCATCGAATTATTTTCATGGTATCCATTTTGTCTCTCCTCGGGGGAAATATCCTGATTGATAATACTGGCGAGGTAGAAAAAAGTTTCCCGCACTTTTTCGATTGCGCACATCGTTATTTAGGGTTAAACGTAGATTACACAACTTGTGGGAATCTCAACTTTTACAACTTTACCAAGCTCTGTAAATATAGACTGGTGAGTGGGGGTACTTATCCACCATCAGCGGAACCACGTCCAGAAGAGGGACCCCCTTCGGAGGCGTCCCTAATGTGGAGCGATTCCTCAGCAAGGAGTGACATCCATGATGGATCTACTGAGATGGAAAATTTCCCACGTGGGAGCCAAGTTAAGTGCATACAGAATtatcaaaaaaggggagagaaaaatatggctataaaaatgggagaagcagagaaggagaaaaacttcCACGTGGATATGGAGATGTGGCCTAACATAAAAGAAGGCacaagaagagaaggaacaaaatttacAGATGTTCAGACTGAAAATCCTCCATCTGGTGGAGACGGTTCCACAAATTCGAGTTTACACCTGGAAGCAAGGTACCTTCATGAGGAGGCGAACTGTGTGGACTCCCCCACTAGAGAAATTATCTCTGCTGAGATGAATACAGTTCAAGGTGAAAGCGGTTCCATCAGTACACAGAATAAATCAAAATTCTGTGGGACcccaaaaagagaaaaaaacatgttaTCCCCTTCTGGGGAGAAGCAACCCCTCAAAGATACCTGTCGAGAgaaatttgataaaattgttgCGAATCGAAGGGGGATCCTTCCACGGGATCCGAACTACTGGAGAGAATACCAGTATGAGACACTTCTTCACGGAAACGACGCTGATATCCTTCACCTAATCAACCAAGTGAACAACCTCAACATAAGTATCATATGCGGCATTAGAAATGTGGGGAAAAGTTACTTGAGCAAACGGATAAAAACGAGGGGCCTTGTGATTGACCTGGACGAATTCATCCTGGATGGGCCGATACGTTTTGATCAACTCACCATTGATGACTTCAGGTATTATGAGTATATTACGTTCGTTTCGATGCTGTATCTGGTctacttaattttttctggaGAAAAGGTTCACTATCACAGGGGAGGAAAACCGTTGCAAAGTAAAGAGAACGTTCTAGAAGGGGAACAACCTTCTCTAAGGGAAATACCACCCTACCCCATGGGAAGATCTGGAGAAGAAGCCCAAGGTATGTTCCGTGCAAACCCCTTTTTGACCCTTCGAGAAGATATGGTCCTCTTTTACAACAAGAAGGTGAATCGGCTTTATCataagatgaaggagaaacacTTCCTCAACAAAGATGAAGTGGGCGTGGAAAGCGTTACCATCGTCCTTGGTGGAGGCATCGTAGAATTCGAAAAATCTAGACAACTTATGGACAAAGTAAAAAATCTTCTACTCATTAAAAGGCCCCCAGAAGAAATTTACCATATGTGTATGAACGACAAGGTAAAACCTCCATTAAGTGGCAACCTGGAAGAAATAATCAAAAGAAGAACGGTCCtctttgaaaatttaaatgcTTTTCACTTTGCCATCCCCTCGGAAGAGGACATAAAGAGGTGTCTAAAGAATGCACCAAAATCCAGGAATGAACTGATAGTTAGTAgctttttaaacttctttaattatcaattttttgtaaagccCACAATTAAGCATACCTACGTTAAGATGGCCACAACGGGGAAGACCATACTATCCCTGCGTCTAACagaattttattcattcGACTATACCACCTTGGATGGCACTTACGAGGTGGTTGAACTTGTCATGGATTTATGGCCAAATGGTAATATTTACAATGAAGAGAAAGAGCGCAAGACGGATCTGCtgcagctagccattttcaTAATTCGGTCATACACGGATAAACCGATATGTGTGAAGTTCCCGAAATGGATTTTAGACCCCACATTTTCAGAACCTCTAAATGAGGCATCctcggaaaggaaaaaaaaaacttcttaCCGATACACTCTGAACAACTTGTACAAATACAGAATTAATATTTTCGACGTtgatgtgaatttttttaaaaaggtaaaCAATTTCATGCCgcggaaaagggaaaatattttcctcatcTTGTCGAATTATCGGGAGAATATCCATAAAAAGCAAATAACAACCGACCTTTATAAACTAGACAAGTCGGAAGCTGATTTGGTAAGACTAACCTTTGGGCGGGCCACGCAATCGGATAGGGAGACTCTCCATTTGGAGATAATTCGCCATTATGAGAGAAAATTGGGGAACCCTCTAATTTCTCACGTTAGAGGTATTAGGGAAGCACCATGGTACAAGGTTCCGCCTGATCAAGTCAGTCACCAGGAGCGTTACGAGATTTCGGCTTACACATCTGAGGTGAATGACTCACTGGTTTTTCTCCACAATGACGTTTCCCACGTGGGGTGCCCCCAGTGGGGGCTGGcagtggaggaaaagaagggacAGATCCCCCACCACAAGACCTACATGCACAGCTTCTACCAGCAGGGGGTGAAGACCATCATTTCGTGTATCCCTCTGTGA